One Microbacterium trichothecenolyticum DNA window includes the following coding sequences:
- a CDS encoding YhgE/Pip domain-containing protein has product MKIPQMIAAELRRLTSTRMAVLALVALLAVPILYGGLYLWANQDPYGNLSSVPVALVVEDQGAEVNGQQRNLGDEAAEQLLDSDTFEWHRVSSDQADAGLAVGDFDFVVTLPTDFSDAVASLSSDSPRQADIELRTNDANNYLASTIGTQAVARIQASVAKKVVDEAGRSLLDALHTIRVSLVDATTGATQIVDGLATAKGGSSQLSSGSVTLADGSSQLADGTAQLATGASQLRDGTARLRDGSAQLADGAQQVAGGVDRIDSAAREVGSIAADANARLPEARADILKALQDAHVSPERIDEILARLDTVGEKLSAANTRVQDTVTQINRLDDGARQVAAGSSSLASGAATAADGASALADGAGTAASAAAQVRDGSAQLRDGASQLDSGIAQLATGATQLRDGLSSGVQQIPDSDDATRQAQASAISDPVAVGTSAVTKAQNYGAGLAPFFAALAGWIGIYALFLIVKPVSKRAITALRSPVRVTLAGWLTPAGLGALQMVGLFTVLAIALQFSFANPWAALGILVFASATYAAIVLALNVWLGSVGQFLGLVLMVLQLVTAGGTFPWQTLPAPLAALHHVLPMGYVVDAMRQVMYGGDVSRVGPDLLVLAGWLLGGVVLAALGVTRMTHHRTLRDLQPSLIG; this is encoded by the coding sequence GTGAAGATCCCGCAGATGATCGCCGCGGAACTGCGCCGGCTCACCTCGACCCGCATGGCGGTGCTCGCCCTCGTCGCCCTTCTGGCGGTACCGATCCTCTACGGCGGCCTCTACCTCTGGGCCAACCAGGATCCGTACGGCAACCTGTCGAGCGTGCCCGTGGCGCTCGTCGTCGAAGACCAGGGCGCCGAAGTGAACGGCCAGCAGCGCAACCTCGGCGACGAGGCGGCCGAGCAGCTGCTCGACAGCGACACGTTCGAGTGGCACCGCGTCTCGTCCGACCAGGCCGATGCGGGGCTCGCCGTCGGCGACTTCGACTTCGTCGTGACATTGCCTACCGACTTCAGCGACGCCGTGGCCTCGCTCTCGAGCGACAGTCCGCGTCAGGCCGACATCGAGCTGCGCACGAACGACGCGAACAACTACCTCGCGTCGACCATCGGCACGCAGGCCGTGGCGCGCATCCAGGCGTCGGTCGCGAAGAAGGTCGTCGACGAGGCCGGGCGCAGCCTGCTCGACGCCCTGCACACGATCCGCGTGAGCCTCGTGGATGCCACGACCGGGGCGACGCAGATCGTCGACGGTCTCGCGACGGCGAAGGGCGGATCCTCGCAACTCTCCAGCGGATCGGTCACCCTCGCCGACGGCTCGTCGCAGCTCGCTGACGGCACGGCGCAGCTCGCGACGGGCGCGAGTCAACTGCGCGACGGGACGGCTCGATTGCGCGACGGCTCCGCGCAACTCGCCGACGGCGCGCAGCAGGTGGCGGGCGGGGTCGACCGCATCGACTCGGCTGCGCGCGAGGTGGGCTCGATCGCCGCTGACGCCAACGCCCGCCTCCCCGAGGCCCGTGCCGACATCCTGAAAGCCCTCCAAGACGCCCACGTCAGCCCGGAACGCATCGACGAGATCCTCGCGCGCCTCGACACCGTGGGCGAGAAGCTCTCCGCGGCGAACACGCGCGTGCAAGACACGGTGACCCAGATCAACCGACTCGATGACGGCGCCCGTCAGGTGGCCGCGGGCAGCTCCTCGCTGGCTTCTGGGGCGGCGACCGCGGCCGATGGAGCCTCGGCCCTGGCCGACGGCGCCGGCACGGCGGCATCCGCAGCAGCGCAGGTACGTGATGGCTCGGCGCAGCTACGCGACGGGGCGAGCCAGCTCGACAGCGGCATCGCCCAGCTCGCGACCGGGGCGACCCAGCTGCGCGACGGCCTGTCGTCGGGGGTGCAGCAGATTCCCGACTCCGACGACGCCACGCGTCAGGCGCAGGCGTCAGCCATCTCCGACCCCGTCGCCGTCGGCACGAGCGCCGTCACGAAGGCGCAGAACTACGGTGCCGGCCTGGCGCCGTTCTTCGCCGCGTTGGCGGGCTGGATCGGCATCTACGCGCTGTTCCTGATCGTGAAGCCGGTGTCCAAGCGCGCCATCACGGCGCTGCGCTCCCCCGTGCGCGTGACCCTCGCGGGCTGGCTCACCCCGGCGGGACTCGGTGCCCTGCAGATGGTCGGACTGTTCACGGTGCTCGCCATCGCCCTGCAGTTCTCGTTCGCGAACCCGTGGGCCGCTCTCGGGATCCTGGTCTTCGCCTCGGCGACGTACGCAGCGATCGTGCTGGCGCTGAACGTGTGGCTGGGCTCGGTCGGGCAGTTCCTCGGGTTGGTGCTGATGGTGCTGCAGCTCGTGACCGCCGGTGGAACGTTCCCCTGGCAGACGCTGCCCGCCCCGCTCGCGGCGCTGCACCACGTGTTGCCGATGGGCTACGTCGTGGATGCCATGCGGCAGGTCATGTATGGCGGCGACGTCTCGCGGGTCGGGCCCGACCTGCTCGTGCTCGCCGGGTGGTTGCTCGGCGGCGTGGTGCTCGCGGCCCTGGGTGTGACGCGGATGACGCACCACCGCACGCTGAGGGATCTGCAGCCGAGCCTGATCGGCTGA
- a CDS encoding TetR/AcrR family transcriptional regulator, with the protein MSTHTRRDAIENRAGIVDAATAVIGHDPRASIDAIARRAGLSRRALYGHFDDRNAIVREVIAAGATRFNAIADRVDDADSRVAIARLASELWHEASHVQAAAALALDDAHLAETSAALAPLRRRIDVIVRRGQEAGELRTDISAPTLARLLEETGRTVVARVDAESTAALLIAVVTVLGIAGLSWTEARDLLAQHPDLEAQ; encoded by the coding sequence GTGAGCACCCATACCCGTCGCGACGCCATCGAGAACCGTGCCGGCATCGTCGACGCCGCGACCGCGGTCATCGGCCACGACCCCCGTGCCTCGATCGACGCGATCGCCCGACGAGCGGGTCTGTCGCGCCGAGCCCTCTACGGCCACTTCGATGACCGCAATGCCATCGTGCGCGAAGTTATCGCCGCCGGCGCCACTCGCTTCAACGCCATCGCCGATCGCGTCGACGACGCCGATTCCCGCGTGGCGATCGCCCGCCTGGCATCCGAGCTCTGGCACGAGGCTTCACACGTGCAGGCGGCCGCAGCCCTCGCTCTCGACGACGCGCACCTGGCCGAGACCTCCGCAGCGCTCGCACCGCTACGTCGACGCATCGATGTGATCGTCCGCCGCGGACAGGAGGCCGGGGAGTTGCGCACCGACATCTCCGCGCCCACGCTCGCGCGCCTGCTCGAAGAGACCGGGCGCACGGTCGTCGCCCGCGTCGATGCCGAATCGACCGCGGCGCTCCTGATCGCGGTGGTCACCGTGCTCGGCATCGCGGGCCTGTCGTGGACCGAAGCACGTGACCTGCTCGCGCAGCACCCCGACCTGGAGGCGCAATGA
- a CDS encoding ABC transporter permease, whose amino-acid sequence MYGTYLRRELAGRTKQTVIVAVGLAIAIALVMVVNALSAGVRDAQEQALSSVYGVGTDLTVTGAQAEPAQGGGPRFDFGADDGATSDGTTTLSQSRLMTDMRRGTLDAAAVATVADLGGVSAATGALSLTNTTFSGQMPDRSAGSAQGEGMPQQPPSGGGPGGDGGSAFGIDSFTVLGVDPAASVGPLSSVTVTDGRALTASDAGTDVAVVDATYAASAGLSVGSTIEVGGTAMQVVGIVASTSADADTAANVYLPLDVAQTLAGVGDVVSTVYVQASSADAIDAVQSEISAALPDATVSSQSQLASTVSGSLSSASTMISNLGTWLSIVVLLVALALAVLFTLSGVARRTREFGTLKAIGWSNGRIVRQVAGESLAQGLIGGAAGLILGLGGILLVNVIAPTISVSSSTQAGGPGAQGGPGGGFGGGAPGGFGQAAAQATDIVLSAPVTPGVVIAAVGIAVLGGVLAGAFGGWRAARLSPAAALRSVA is encoded by the coding sequence ATGTACGGCACCTACCTGCGGCGCGAGCTCGCCGGCCGCACCAAGCAGACCGTGATCGTCGCGGTCGGACTCGCCATCGCCATCGCGCTCGTCATGGTCGTCAACGCCCTCTCGGCGGGAGTGCGCGACGCCCAGGAGCAGGCCCTGTCGTCGGTCTACGGTGTCGGCACCGATCTCACCGTCACCGGCGCGCAGGCCGAGCCCGCACAGGGCGGCGGCCCCCGGTTCGACTTCGGTGCCGACGACGGGGCGACCAGCGACGGCACCACGACGCTCAGTCAGTCTCGGCTCATGACCGACATGCGGCGCGGAACCCTCGACGCCGCCGCGGTCGCGACCGTGGCCGACCTCGGCGGGGTCTCGGCCGCTACCGGCGCGCTGTCGCTGACGAACACCACGTTCTCGGGGCAGATGCCCGACCGCAGCGCCGGCTCCGCACAGGGCGAAGGGATGCCGCAGCAGCCCCCGTCCGGCGGAGGGCCCGGCGGCGACGGCGGCAGCGCCTTCGGCATCGACTCGTTCACCGTGCTCGGCGTCGACCCCGCGGCATCCGTCGGCCCGCTCTCGTCGGTGACCGTCACCGACGGACGTGCCCTCACGGCATCCGACGCGGGCACCGACGTGGCCGTGGTCGACGCGACCTACGCGGCGAGCGCGGGCCTGTCGGTGGGCAGCACGATCGAGGTGGGCGGCACGGCGATGCAGGTCGTCGGGATCGTCGCTTCCACCTCGGCTGACGCCGACACCGCCGCGAACGTCTACCTTCCCCTCGACGTGGCGCAGACGCTGGCCGGCGTGGGTGATGTCGTCTCGACGGTGTACGTTCAGGCGTCGTCGGCGGATGCCATCGATGCGGTGCAGAGCGAGATCTCGGCCGCGCTTCCTGACGCCACCGTCAGCTCGCAGTCGCAGCTCGCGTCCACCGTCTCGGGCTCGCTCTCGAGCGCGTCGACGATGATCTCGAACCTCGGCACGTGGCTGTCGATCGTCGTGCTACTGGTCGCGCTCGCCCTCGCGGTGCTCTTCACCCTGTCCGGCGTCGCGCGCCGCACCCGGGAGTTCGGCACGCTCAAGGCGATCGGCTGGTCGAACGGGCGCATCGTGCGGCAGGTGGCGGGCGAGTCGCTCGCGCAAGGGCTGATCGGGGGCGCGGCGGGACTGATCCTGGGACTCGGCGGCATCCTGCTCGTCAACGTGATCGCGCCGACCATCTCGGTGTCGTCGTCGACGCAGGCGGGTGGCCCCGGCGCGCAGGGCGGTCCCGGCGGCGGCTTCGGGGGCGGGGCCCCCGGCGGCTTCGGTCAGGCGGCCGCCCAGGCCACCGACATCGTCCTCAGCGCCCCCGTGACCCCCGGCGTCGTGATCGCCGCGGTCGGCATCGCCGTGCTCGGCGGCGTGCTCGCCGGCGCGTTCGGCGGGTGGCGAGCCGCACGCCTCAGCCCCGCCGCCGCTCTGCGTTCGGTCGCGTGA
- a CDS encoding adenylosuccinate synthase: MPGIVIVGVQWGDEGKGKATDLLGERTDWVVKFNGGNNAGHTVVIGDEKYALHLLPSGILSPGVNAVIGNGVVVDLEVLFAELEALNARGLDTSRLRISANAHIITQYHRTLDKVTERFLGKRMIGTTGRGIGPAYADKINRVGIRIQDLFDENILRQKVEGALDQKNHLLIKVFNRRAITVDEIVDDLLSYAERVRPMVADTSLLLNDALDAGDVVVFEGGQATMLDVDHGTYPFVTSSSATAGGASTGSGVGPNRLDRIVGIVKAYTTRVGSGPFPTELFDDSGDWLRSRGFEFGTTTGRPRRVGWYDAPITRYATRINGITDLVLTKLDILGGLDEIPVCVAYDVDGVRFDDLPVNQTDFHHAKPIYETFPGWSEDISTARTFDDLPQTAQEYVLALEKMSGTRISVIGVGPARDQVIVRHPLVD; this comes from the coding sequence ATGCCCGGAATCGTGATCGTCGGAGTCCAGTGGGGCGACGAAGGCAAGGGCAAGGCCACCGACCTGCTCGGTGAGCGCACCGACTGGGTGGTGAAGTTCAACGGCGGCAACAACGCCGGGCACACCGTCGTCATCGGCGACGAGAAGTACGCGCTGCACCTCCTGCCCAGTGGCATCCTCTCGCCCGGCGTGAACGCCGTGATCGGCAACGGCGTCGTCGTCGACCTCGAGGTGCTCTTCGCCGAGCTCGAGGCGCTCAACGCCCGCGGTCTCGACACCAGTCGTCTGCGCATCAGCGCCAACGCGCACATCATCACGCAGTACCACCGCACGCTCGACAAGGTCACCGAGCGCTTCCTCGGCAAGCGCATGATCGGTACCACCGGCCGCGGTATCGGCCCGGCCTACGCCGACAAGATCAACCGCGTCGGCATCCGCATCCAAGACCTCTTCGACGAGAACATCCTCCGTCAGAAGGTCGAGGGGGCCCTCGACCAGAAGAACCACCTGCTGATCAAGGTGTTCAACCGTCGCGCCATCACGGTCGACGAGATCGTCGACGACCTGCTCTCGTACGCCGAGCGGGTGCGTCCGATGGTCGCCGATACGTCGCTCCTGCTCAACGATGCTCTGGATGCCGGTGACGTCGTCGTCTTCGAGGGCGGCCAGGCCACGATGCTCGACGTCGATCACGGAACGTATCCGTTCGTCACGTCGTCGTCGGCGACGGCCGGTGGAGCCTCGACCGGCTCGGGCGTCGGCCCGAACCGTCTCGACCGCATCGTCGGAATCGTCAAGGCCTACACGACCCGCGTGGGCTCGGGCCCGTTCCCGACCGAGCTGTTCGACGACAGCGGCGACTGGCTGCGCTCGCGTGGCTTCGAGTTCGGCACGACCACCGGTCGTCCGCGCCGCGTCGGCTGGTACGACGCCCCCATCACGCGGTACGCCACGCGCATCAACGGCATCACCGACCTTGTGCTCACCAAACTCGACATCCTCGGCGGGCTCGATGAGATCCCCGTGTGCGTCGCCTACGACGTCGACGGCGTGCGCTTCGACGACCTGCCGGTCAACCAGACCGACTTCCACCACGCCAAGCCCATCTACGAGACCTTCCCCGGCTGGAGCGAAGACATCTCGACCGCGCGCACGTTCGACGACCTGCCGCAGACCGCGCAAGAGTATGTGCTCGCTCTCGAGAAGATGAGCGGTACGCGCATCTCGGTGATCGGTGTCGGGCCGGCGCGCGACCAGGTGATCGTGCGGCACCCGCTGGTCGACTGA
- a CDS encoding glycoside hydrolase family 6 protein, which produces MASGPALPTYSAAAEAQKAAAAAGRTSVAKQIGVIAGQPTAVWLGEWYDGASLVRVLQAETAAAARQKKTAVFVLYGIPARDCGLHSGGGFDATTYRQWTQSIAQTLRGTRSVMIVEPDALAMLGDCDGQGDRAGLIRAAVRDLAAAGIASYIDAGNSGWIPAEVMAERLRAAGVTEARGFATNVSNFYPTATEQKYAERVRALLGGKARYVIDTSRNGRGWTGDWCNPSGVGLGSTPRAVSGSGGLDALLWIKRPGESDGDCNGGPTAGSWYEKAALELVRLRAK; this is translated from the coding sequence TTGGCATCCGGACCCGCCCTGCCGACGTACTCCGCCGCAGCCGAGGCGCAGAAGGCCGCAGCCGCGGCCGGGCGCACGAGCGTCGCCAAGCAGATCGGGGTGATCGCCGGGCAGCCGACGGCGGTGTGGCTCGGCGAGTGGTACGACGGCGCCTCCCTCGTGCGCGTGCTGCAGGCGGAGACGGCCGCCGCGGCCCGGCAGAAGAAGACCGCGGTGTTCGTGCTGTACGGCATCCCCGCTCGCGATTGCGGCCTGCACTCCGGCGGCGGATTCGACGCGACCACATATCGGCAGTGGACGCAGTCGATCGCCCAGACGTTGCGCGGAACGCGTTCGGTCATGATCGTCGAGCCCGACGCCCTCGCGATGTTGGGGGACTGCGACGGGCAAGGCGATCGCGCCGGTCTCATCCGCGCAGCGGTTCGCGACCTCGCCGCCGCGGGAATCGCGTCGTACATCGATGCCGGCAACTCGGGGTGGATCCCCGCCGAGGTCATGGCGGAGCGACTGCGCGCCGCGGGCGTGACAGAGGCGCGCGGCTTCGCCACGAACGTCTCGAACTTCTATCCGACTGCCACGGAGCAGAAGTACGCCGAACGCGTGCGCGCGCTGCTGGGCGGCAAGGCCCGCTACGTCATCGACACCTCGCGCAACGGCCGCGGCTGGACCGGCGATTGGTGCAACCCTTCCGGCGTCGGCCTCGGGAGCACCCCGCGCGCCGTCAGTGGCAGCGGCGGTCTCGATGCCCTCCTCTGGATCAAGCGTCCCGGCGAGAGCGACGGCGACTGCAACGGCGGCCCCACGGCAGGCAGCTGGTACGAGAAGGCGGCCCTCGAGCTGGTGCGGCTGCGCGCGAAGTAG
- a CDS encoding response regulator transcription factor produces MLAVVTSRPIPLTRPDGSPVRALVVDDEANLSDLLRMALQNEGWDARTAANGQEALNTIREFGPDLLVLDIMMPGLDGMELLTRIRAAGNDAPVLFLTAKDAVEDRIAGISAGADDYVTKPFNLEEVVVRLRGMARRHVAVVAGADPRLRVGDLSLDEEAYEVERGGIPIKLTAKEFELLRYLMQNPRRVLSKAQILDQVWSYDFGGNGGVVEIYISYLRKKVDTLGEPLIHTVRGVGYTIRTP; encoded by the coding sequence ATGCTGGCTGTCGTGACCTCCCGCCCCATCCCCCTGACCCGGCCCGACGGCTCACCCGTGCGTGCGCTCGTCGTCGACGACGAAGCCAACCTGAGCGACCTGCTGCGCATGGCGCTGCAGAACGAGGGCTGGGACGCCCGCACCGCCGCGAACGGGCAGGAGGCGCTGAACACCATCCGCGAGTTCGGTCCCGATCTGCTCGTGCTCGACATCATGATGCCGGGCCTCGACGGTATGGAGCTGCTCACGCGTATCCGCGCGGCCGGCAACGACGCACCGGTGCTGTTCCTCACCGCGAAGGATGCCGTGGAAGACCGCATCGCGGGCATCTCGGCCGGTGCCGACGACTACGTCACGAAACCCTTCAATCTCGAGGAGGTCGTCGTGCGGCTGCGCGGCATGGCCCGTCGACATGTCGCGGTCGTCGCCGGCGCCGATCCGCGCCTGCGCGTCGGTGACCTGTCGCTCGACGAGGAGGCGTACGAGGTCGAGCGCGGCGGCATCCCGATCAAGCTCACCGCGAAGGAGTTCGAGCTGCTGCGCTACCTCATGCAGAACCCGCGCCGTGTGCTCAGCAAGGCGCAGATCCTCGACCAGGTGTGGAGCTACGACTTCGGCGGCAACGGCGGCGTCGTCGAGATCTACATCTCGTATCTGCGGAAGAAGGTCGACACCCTCGGCGAACCCCTCATCCACACGGTGCGCGGGGTCGGCTACACGATCAGAACGCCATGA
- a CDS encoding sensor histidine kinase, which produces MSVATVLALRSFTLDRLDQQVREGLSFAVGRDAFDGHGGEGPGGGEPPPGMDAGTPAPRIGTLMAVIGDDGTVRSSGYTRADGTVVSLTADQIALLRSSVPTDRAPTTVDFGGELGAFRVAAAEDDGALIVAGNSEADVTATTTALTIILLAVSAVTLLIAVIGLSFFVRRSLRPLDRVADVAQRVSTLSLSAGDVEIPDRVATADTDRATEVGRVGSSLNDLLGHVQSSLAARHHSEEQLRRFIADASHELRTPLASIRGYAQLSLGEAGPMTPTQARSFDRIESEAQRMASLVDDLLLLARLDAGQSLRREEVELTLLAVDAVSDAQAADATHEWRLDVSDDLISVTGDDNRLRQVVANLLRNASTHTPAGTTVTLSLAREGNDAILRVSDTGPGIDPAVVGRLFERFARGDDSRNRDAGSTGLGLSIAQAITEAHGGTISVDSAPGRTVFEVRLPAERA; this is translated from the coding sequence ATGAGCGTGGCAACCGTGCTGGCCCTGCGCTCATTCACGCTCGACCGCCTCGACCAGCAGGTGCGCGAGGGGCTGTCGTTCGCCGTCGGCCGCGACGCGTTCGACGGTCACGGGGGCGAAGGCCCGGGTGGGGGCGAACCGCCGCCGGGGATGGATGCCGGCACCCCGGCGCCACGCATCGGCACCCTGATGGCGGTCATCGGCGACGACGGCACCGTCCGCAGCTCGGGGTACACGCGGGCAGACGGGACGGTGGTGTCGTTGACCGCCGACCAGATCGCGCTGCTGCGCTCGTCGGTGCCGACCGATCGTGCTCCGACGACCGTCGACTTCGGGGGTGAGCTCGGAGCATTCCGCGTCGCCGCCGCCGAGGACGACGGTGCCCTGATCGTCGCCGGCAACTCCGAAGCCGATGTGACGGCGACCACCACGGCGCTGACGATCATCCTCCTCGCCGTCTCCGCCGTCACCCTGCTCATCGCGGTGATCGGCCTGTCGTTCTTCGTCCGGCGCAGTCTGCGACCGCTCGACCGGGTCGCCGACGTCGCCCAACGCGTGTCGACGCTGTCGCTGAGTGCCGGTGACGTCGAGATCCCCGACCGGGTCGCCACGGCCGACACCGACCGCGCCACCGAGGTCGGCCGGGTGGGGTCGTCGCTGAACGACCTGCTCGGGCACGTGCAGTCCTCGCTCGCCGCGCGGCACCACAGCGAGGAGCAGCTGCGGCGCTTCATCGCGGATGCCAGCCACGAACTGCGCACGCCGCTGGCGAGCATCCGCGGGTACGCGCAGCTGTCGCTGGGCGAGGCCGGGCCGATGACGCCGACCCAGGCCCGCTCGTTCGACCGGATCGAATCGGAGGCGCAGCGCATGGCATCCCTCGTCGACGACCTGCTGCTGCTCGCGCGGCTGGATGCCGGACAGTCGCTGCGGCGCGAGGAGGTGGAGCTGACACTGCTCGCCGTCGACGCGGTCAGCGATGCGCAGGCGGCCGACGCGACCCACGAGTGGCGCCTCGACGTGTCGGACGACCTCATCTCCGTGACGGGTGACGACAACCGCCTGCGCCAGGTCGTGGCGAACCTGCTGCGCAACGCCTCCACCCACACCCCGGCTGGTACAACCGTGACCCTCTCGCTCGCGCGTGAGGGCAACGATGCGATCCTTCGGGTGTCCGACACCGGGCCGGGGATCGACCCGGCCGTGGTGGGGAGGTTGTTCGAGCGGTTCGCGCGGGGCGATGACTCCCGAAACCGTGATGCCGGGAGCACGGGCCTCGGGCTGTCGATCGCCCAGGCGATCACCGAGGCGCACGGCGGCACGATCTCCGTGGACAGCGCGCCAGGGCGGACGGTGTTCGAGGTGCGACTGCCGGCTGAGCGCGCCTAG
- a CDS encoding peptidylprolyl isomerase: MRTRLMSAALAASALLLLAGCAGSSPSDSAPASSASASAPATGECTYTPSGQPAVDVTPPAEGTERPTGSVEAVLQTSAGDIALTLDGERTPCTVESFISLAQQQYFTNTECHRLTTQGIFVLQCGDPTGTGRGGPGYRFDDELDGTETYPAGTVAMANAGPGTNGSQFFLVYEDTQLSPDYTVFGTMSPEGTAVVKAIAAEGTATGGADGAPKSPVTITGVTIG, translated from the coding sequence GTGCGTACGCGACTGATGTCCGCGGCTCTGGCCGCCTCCGCCCTGCTTCTGCTCGCCGGTTGCGCCGGGAGCTCTCCGAGCGACTCCGCTCCCGCATCGAGCGCATCGGCATCCGCTCCTGCGACGGGAGAGTGCACGTACACCCCGTCCGGACAGCCCGCGGTCGACGTCACGCCCCCGGCCGAGGGCACCGAGCGCCCGACCGGTTCGGTCGAGGCGGTGCTGCAGACATCGGCCGGCGACATCGCCCTCACCCTCGACGGCGAGCGCACGCCGTGCACGGTCGAGAGCTTCATCTCGCTCGCGCAGCAGCAGTACTTCACCAACACCGAGTGCCACCGCCTCACGACGCAGGGCATCTTCGTGCTGCAGTGCGGCGACCCCACCGGCACCGGCCGCGGCGGCCCCGGCTACCGCTTCGACGATGAGCTCGACGGCACGGAGACGTACCCCGCGGGCACCGTCGCGATGGCCAACGCCGGCCCCGGCACGAACGGCTCGCAGTTCTTCCTCGTCTACGAGGACACGCAGCTCAGCCCCGACTACACGGTCTTCGGCACGATGTCGCCCGAGGGCACCGCTGTCGTCAAGGCCATCGCGGCCGAAGGCACGGCGACCGGCGGCGCCGACGGAGCACCGAAGAGCCCCGTGACCATCACGGGCGTCACGATCGGCTGA
- the argG gene encoding argininosuccinate synthase yields the protein MSKVLQSLPVGERVGIAFSGGLDTSVAVAWMRDKGAVPCTYTGDLGQYDEDDIASIPGRATQYGAEVSRLVDCKTALVEEGFVALACGAFHIRSGGRTYFNTTPLGRAVTGTLLVRAMKEDGVDIWGDGSTYKGNDIERFYRYGLLANPALRIYKPWLDADFVTELGGRKEMSEWLVAHDFPYRDSAEKAYSTDANIWGATHEAKTLEHLDVSLEIVEPIMGVRFWDPAVEIETEDVTVEFEAGRPVAINGTRFDDPVALVREANTIGGRHGLGMSDQIENRIIEAKSRGIYEAPGMALLFLTYERLVNSILNEDTLATYHEQGRRLGRLMYEGRWLEPQSLMLRESIQKWVGSTITGSVTVRLRRGEDYTILDTVASGMSYSPEKLSMERVGDAAFGPVDRIGQLTMRNLDIADSRARLEQYASLGLIGGPTGELVGDVAAGGAHEITEPAAPLDAAGERLAEATDAAGEAAAFDTGTD from the coding sequence ATGTCCAAGGTCCTGCAGTCCCTTCCCGTCGGCGAGCGCGTCGGCATCGCGTTCTCGGGTGGTCTCGACACCTCGGTGGCCGTCGCGTGGATGCGCGACAAGGGCGCCGTGCCGTGCACCTACACCGGCGACCTCGGGCAGTACGACGAAGACGACATCGCATCGATCCCGGGCCGCGCCACGCAGTACGGCGCCGAGGTCTCGCGCCTGGTCGACTGCAAGACCGCCCTCGTCGAAGAGGGCTTCGTCGCCCTCGCCTGCGGGGCGTTCCACATCCGCTCGGGCGGGCGCACGTACTTCAACACCACGCCGCTGGGCCGCGCCGTCACCGGCACGCTGCTCGTGCGTGCCATGAAAGAAGACGGCGTCGACATCTGGGGCGACGGCTCCACCTACAAGGGCAACGACATCGAGCGGTTCTACCGCTACGGCCTGCTCGCCAACCCCGCCCTGCGCATCTACAAGCCATGGCTCGACGCCGACTTCGTCACCGAGCTCGGCGGTCGCAAAGAGATGAGCGAGTGGCTCGTCGCCCACGACTTCCCCTACCGCGACAGCGCCGAGAAGGCGTACTCGACGGATGCCAACATCTGGGGCGCCACGCACGAGGCCAAGACGCTCGAGCACCTCGACGTCTCGCTCGAGATCGTCGAGCCCATCATGGGCGTGCGGTTCTGGGACCCGGCGGTCGAGATCGAGACCGAAGACGTCACGGTCGAATTCGAGGCCGGTCGCCCGGTCGCGATCAACGGCACGCGCTTCGACGACCCGGTCGCGCTCGTCCGCGAGGCCAACACGATCGGCGGTCGCCACGGCCTCGGCATGAGCGACCAGATCGAGAACCGCATCATCGAGGCCAAGTCGCGCGGCATCTACGAGGCGCCGGGCATGGCACTGCTGTTCCTGACGTACGAGCGCCTCGTGAACAGCATCCTGAACGAGGACACCCTCGCGACCTACCACGAGCAGGGTCGCCGACTCGGCCGCCTGATGTACGAGGGCCGCTGGCTCGAGCCGCAGTCGCTCATGCTGCGCGAGTCGATCCAGAAGTGGGTCGGGTCGACCATCACCGGGTCGGTCACCGTGCGCCTGCGCCGCGGTGAGGACTACACGATCCTCGACACCGTGGCATCCGGAATGTCGTACTCGCCCGAGAAGCTCTCGATGGAGCGCGTCGGCGACGCCGCCTTCGGCCCCGTCGACCGCATCGGCCAGCTCACCATGCGCAACCTCGACATCGCCGACTCGCGCGCGCGCCTGGAGCAGTACGCCTCGCTCGGCCTCATCGGCGGCCCGACCGGCGAGCTGGTCGGCGACGTCGCCGCGGGCGGTGCGCACGAGATCACCGAGCCGGCCGCTCCCCTCGATGCCGCCGGCGAGCGCCTCGCCGAGGCGACGGATGCCGCGGGCGAAGCCGCCGCGTTCGACACCGGCACCGACTGA